The sequence TATCAGATGTCTAATCAAACCCAAAACTATAGAACAAAACGAGGTGTGTACAAATAAACGTGCAACTGCAGGAATTGGAAGCATAGCTATACATGGTCAAACTGCACAATGGTAAACACTACTAACCACAACTCAAGCGGCAACAGTAGAACGAGATGATGCTGGATAGAATCCGCAGACAAAATCCACTCTTTTGACCAATATTTTACAGCACTACAAAGAAGTTGTAAAAGTCAACCACAGCTTTAACCTTCAGCAATGCCCAGTCACTGCCTATTGTGTATATTGTTACTAATAAAACAAACATTGAGATGCACAAAACACATAGGTAGTACCAACCTCATCTATATTCAACTATTCCAGAGACCCCCACAGCCTATTAGACCAAAGGGTATAGTTGAGGGATTCTTCAACCAACAAAGTCGTTGGTTTTTACGGTTTAAAGATAGAAGCTGCAATAACCTTGACCTGGTAGAGCAACATTGAACACCAcaaacaccaaaaataaaacGCACTGAAGCTGAATCACCAAGGAGACCATCAGCCACATAAAGTATAACATAAGATCAAGTGAAGTTCTGGAAGATCAGAGGCACCCAGAAGCTAAAAGGATGTTTGAACGGACAATGAACCAGCCTTTCATTCAGCTACAATCACGATCAACGAGCAAGAAAATGTCAACAAAAGCATCACAACTAGGGTATGATATTTCTCATCAGTCATGCACGTTGGGGGCAAAATAGACCACATGCCAGCATGTGCAACAACTAGCATCAGCTTTGCTAATGGGACACCTCACTAGCAGCATCAGGCACAGAGGTAGATTCATCCTCTGTCCATCCTACATCTCCAGTTGCGTCCGATCCCTTTTTAGAGACAATTTATATGCACCAAACTTGGCAAAAAGACTaccccaaaaaaaaaggaaaagaactaGCTAGAAAGAGAAGTTACATTCTTTGGGAAAACTAATCCTTGGATGAAGCTTATTTTATACTTAATATAAGAATGTGATCAGCTCCTTTTCTATGGATGAAAACATGGTGAGACTTGTGAGCTCTCGACCGGAGAAAAGTCTTACCCAATAAATTATACACGGGTGCACAGAGAAAATCTCCAGCCAGCATCTGCTGTTCATGCATTGCAAATACATTTAACTACAAACAGCATCAGAAGCTGCATGTCAACAGCTAAACCATCAGCACTGTCAATCAACACACAATCTACCAATCAGCCTCCTCAAATTTCACGAACTAACTATAGTTATGAGGGTTGACAGCCatatcaccatcatcatcatctgaTATCAACCTCACCAACCTTCTCTCGATCATAACTATAAAACCCAGCACGAGTTTGGTAACAGAGTTAGTAAACCCATACGAAGAATACAGTCTTATAGTGAGAAGTGCAGCAGtaagaaaaatatagagaagAAACGGTACAAAAAGTGTTCTATGAGGATTCCATCAATATAGTTTCAGCATCACGACTCATTTTAAGTTCACAACCTAGTACCACAACATTCAAAACTTAAAGATAGCAAAGGCATGCAGTTCATAGAGTACAGAAACATTTAACACCAGGAAACCAGTCCTACCAAAATGTCAGCTAATATTCTGCCTAGAAATTGCACCACATTTTGTGTTTCAACACATTCAGTAGAAAGCTAAAGTTGTTGATGCACTTGTCTGCTTGTTCTCGTATTATGCCACCAGAAAACTAATCctgaaaatttggaaaaaaaaagagcatAAATGACCTGCAAATAGAATTTAATCAGAAAATAGGATCCATCAGACCAAAGCTCGTGATATCACCTCATCAACACGAGGAGAAGGGCTTCGTGAATCCATTGCTCGACCTGGAGGCGAACGACTTCGAGGAGTTGGAGAGCGTTCATTGCGAACACGCCTCACAGGACTTCCTTTTGTGGGTGATAAGCTTCTAGGAGGAGACTCTTTCCTGTGAGGACTGGGGCTACGCCGAGATGGGGAGGCACTGCAATAGATCTCACAATAACTGCCTGAAAAAATGCAAATACAAGACGATACAATGTGTATATAATAAGATTAAGTGAACCTGTCAACTGATGGGCTCCGCCTATGATGTTTTCTGTCCCGTCCCCTGCCACGATCTCGATCATAGTCTGGACTTAAGCTGCGGCTCCTGGACCGATGGCGATAGACCCGCTCTCTCTGCCGATATCTATCACGCTCATAGCGATCAACACTTCTGCTCCTACTTCTCCTGTATTCTCTATCTCTGTGATAGTCATCACGGTATCTGTTGAAGGTGAAAACCAACTCATAAACCCAAGATCAATCACTAGATGTACACTAAATAAACATAGCTGTAGGTTATTATTGGACCAGAAGATAATTCAACTAAGAGACTATCTGGACATAATCTACAGACAAGCTTTTCCCTAGTACAGTTTTCCGTGTGTGTTATCTTAGCAACACAGTATTACAGCTTGCATTTTGAGCTCATAAGCTCAGACTCCAGGCAAAACTATACGAAATAACAAACAGCAAACTTCTAGCTTCACCAGATATGCAGGTCAAGCACTTGATGAGCATAGAAATGGGTTTTTTTCCTTCTACAAAGTAAATTATGTTTTCAGAGCATCACACGGTCTCCCTTTCTACTTTTAAGTAAGGTACTTTATGATCATATAACGAAACATTCGTATCACCTAATGGCATTTTCTTAAAGTCTTCCATGGACCATACaacttatgaaataaaaataggtttaaagatgtaaaaaagataaaatgaaaacataagTAGAGTGGACTGTGAAATCTTAAATGTTGTTTGCCTTCAATATCTAGAGTTCCTTACTTCCCACATGGTCCATATGACTTCTATGCATCGGCTCCGCCAGAAACATCTAAGCTCTTACACCTTTTCCCCCAAAAAAGGTGATACCGAAAAAAGATAAAGAGGTAGAAACAGCTTGAGGAAAAATGCATGCAACAACCAAACAGGAGAAGAACATCTTAAAAGGTTTTACTTTAAGCTAATATCAGGAAAATTGCTGAAAATAAAATACTGCAGCACACCACCAATATAAAATACTTCACATGGTTAGTTCTGCTGTTACTACTTTTTATTAAGACATGCaaattattcatataatttGTGGTCAAGTTAATCACAGAAACTAATAGACAGTACATATTACACTTCCAAGAACGCTAAAGCAAGAAGGAAGGAACAGAAGTCAAGCACTGTTTAGATGGAAGATTGTCCCTGCATTCATTTCGTGGATAGTGTGGAAAAAAGGGAATAGGAGATGTTTTGAAGACAACCAGAGCAACTTCCAGGAGTTCAAAATGAACTGTTTagctctgtttttttttttttggtgtaaacagaaattaataaatcaaacagAAGATATTTTAACCGTTTTAGACTATTCTAGGAACAACAGATAGATGTTCAAGCTGTGTAAGTTGTTATACTTTTGAAGGAGGACTACATATTTTGATAAGATTATCTGTTaccattctcaaaaaaaaatcgaGCACGGTCATAAGCAGAATGATAGAGAATCACCATATCCTGAAAACAGAGATTTTCACAAAACCTCATATGAAAAAATATCTATCCTCTTTTCTCTTTgcctactttttttttcctagGAAAGGTTCATCTTctcctccattatcttcctctTGCTCGTCACTGAGATCTTCAACCACCAAAGCGTTGAAAAGATGAGTAACCATAAAATACAGCCATGAATTAGCAAAGAAACTAGAATAATAACTGTGAGTAGACAATGGTAACAAAATTAACTTGCTACATGTCAGACCCACTTGGACAATTCCAATTTAACAAGATGCATGACCACTTTCTGTAAACTCAGTTTATGTAACGAGTAGTACCATAACTAGGCAACCTAAGCTTAGcataaattaaacataaacCAACACTAGGTCTCTACCAAATGTAGTTCGTGAAAAGACGTATTaaaaatcccccccccccaaagaCAACTTCAGTCCTTCCTATGTCCATTGAATAGTGCCAATTGTCCAGTCACCAATTTTTCGCTCACAAATATCGACCTTTGCATTCTAGTAAACCTATTTAACAGTGTTGGTCATGATGTAGTAGACTGTGCCTGCTTACGGCATAGTTGCCTTCCTGTTCCCCATGTAAGTAACTGAACATCTGGATATAATTTTAGCCTCATTTACTTTTGTCTTTTCCTACATACTTATATTAAGAGAATTATATATTAGAAACAAAAGCAAAGAGAAGTAGCGCTAATACTGAAAAAGCACATCCACTTGAGTAAGTAACACTTCGACCTAATATTCTGTAATTGTCTTATCTTATAAGACCTACCATGTCAACTGAAGTAGTCAAAACAGGCAAACAAAGGGCAAGGTCCACGATAGTTTGAAAAGACAATCAGCGGATGATAATCAATAACTTTGCAAATATCTATACAAAAAACACAGTGAGTTCAAAGAACGACATGGTAGGTACAGTTGAAAAGGGTGACCTTCTACGAGGGCTTCTGCTTCTTGAGCTTCCCTTGAAGCCAGGAACTTTCTCAATGATCCTCCCTTGGTGACTGAGATAAAACAAAAGCATGAGATCAGAAAACTCGAGAGAATCCACAAACAAGACATCAAGGGGTAAAGTCAAATTATCCCAGAGAAAGCCAGAGGTCCTTTAAAGTAATTAAAAGAGAGAGGACAGAACCATGCAATTCATTCAAAGCTCCAGTAGAATATGCACAATAGAAGATTTGAAGCACACGCTTATAATATACTTGCAAATGAACCAGTTACTCACATTCGTTCTGCATTTGGCCCATATTTGGCGAATTGAACAGCCATTTCCCGTCCATCAACCACTCTTCCTGCCAAAAAAATCACACACAGACTTGTTAACATATGTATCTCTAAACATATTCAACAAGATATAAAAtgcaatcaaaacatacaaatagGGTTGAAAAGAGATTTCAGTTGCCAAGACAATATGCAACTAATGTTGAAATTTAGCGCAGGAATCACTTTGTGCAACATCGTTTGAACTATGAAGCGCTAACTTCTTTAAAGAGCGTTACTTCACCAAAAGAAACCCTTAACCACATAGGTTCCTAACTTTGAGCAATCAAGAGTGtgatttttaacaaatatagtTGTTTAAAATTAACACATTCCAAGGTGCTACCAAATAGGTACCTTGTATCGTCTAAAAACACAGGGAGTGGGTGAGGGAGTTACTCGCACAACATTCAGAGGTGGGAAATTTAACATACAAATTAAACAAAGTACACTACTTTTCACATGTAAAAAGTAGAAAATAGCCAACCAAACCCTATCTACTAACAGCTTCAATCGCTATTAATCTCATTAAACCCAACCTATTTAATACACCCGAAGATGCGCATCCACCAACTAATTCAGCCACTGTTATTGGAAACAAGAAGTTTAATTTGGTTTACATGCTCAGAAGTAAGAACCTAGGTAGTTCCAAGTTTAAGAGATCACATTTTCTAAATTCAGATTCATCACCACCTTTGGATTTAAGTGCGAAAACCTAGGTAACTGACATGTTAAAAATTGCACATCACATGAAACAGGGATGTGTTTCCAATGGCATATAAATTACAGAGCTCAAATTTTTTCACTCTGGAAGATGTTAATAACAATTGTCTCTTAATTCAGTCGAACAGCGATAATGTTTGACAAATTTCTATCTTCTCACCCTCACAATTTTTTTCCACCACCATCAACAATCTCCCAGCAACCATGCTCTCCTGGCTGTTAATCTAAGCTAGAGACATTAATCTCAGTAATGCCTAGGCTTTTCATTTGCCCAGTTATATGACCCGACTAGTTAACTCAAGTAAACAGCCTCCTTCCTACTAGAGCTTACTACAGGATTTTCAGAACACCatgcaaaacaaaaaaaagtcccAGTATATGTAGAGCGCAACTTCAGAGGAAAAAAAAGGTTAGTGAAGTACCATCAAGCCTATCTACAGCCTTTTGTGCTTCCTCTGCATACTTGTAACGAACAAACGCAAATCCACGTGACTCACCGGTCCTATTACAAGaccaacataaataaaataaatatggatAAATGACCATGGAAATTTAGAAACCAGTCAACCATGCACACGTACTCGCACAGAACTTTTGAAATACGATTAAGTGATTCTTCTATGTTCAAATTCTTTTAGTTCCCATGGTGTGTCACGAGGAAGGTAGAAGAATTGGCAGATTAGTATAACGCAAAACAACATTTTGAGAATTAAGCTCATCCATCATTCATGTCCATCGAAGAAAGGCTGATAAAAAACATATTCGTACTTGTTCATCTTTTCCTGTTCTTTATATGATAAGACTGCACTAACAAATGGTTTAAGGTCATCCCTGGAATGACCTCttgaatttaaaaacaaatctATTTATTTACGATTATGTAAGACACTACAATTAATTTAGTCCGAATACTAATTAACTCTTTTGGGCAAGCGTCCTAAAAAGAGCAGAATGAATAGTTCCATAGAGAATAAAATACACCTAAAAAAATCCAGATCGATATTAGTTGATCCAGGAAGAATAATAAGTCAGTTATCCTGTACcgaatttaaaattatttaatttctttttctaagtaacgaatttaaaattctttaatttcatCCTAAAAAACGCAAAGAAAGATTCAAGAACCTTCTGTCCCGGGGAATGAAGATATCCACAACCTTCCCATACTTGTCGAAAAGAGGAAAGAGATCATCCGCCGAGGTACCTGTTAAACAAGAAGACGATAAACAAACAAGATAAGAACGATCGGAAATTGAGGGAAATCACTCAAAGGGAAAAAGAGGAAAAGTTTACGGAAAGTGATGTTGAGCACGAGGAGAGAGTAAGTATCAGCGATGTCCGGCGGGCCAGTTCTCCCGAAGTGCGACATTTTCTCCTGCGTTCTCTTCTTCGCTCGATCTGTTTAGGGTTTCGTCACCCGTTTGTAATGTTGGGAGGTGGTTTTAGAGCGTTCAAGAACCttcttgaaagaaaataaatgggaAGCGAGAGAGATATATAATTGCCATAAAAGATTCCCGATTTTACGGAACTACCCTTCTAGTTTCCGCATCTGACAATGGACCAGCTTGTTGtcatatgattaaaaaatgaacaaattttaCAAATAGCAAAAAGTCATATTAGTGTTCTTGCAatttgttattgggttataaATCACAAGCATCTAATTTATATAACATTGTaatgtaataattgtatatgTTTATCAGTTAACTAATcgtacatatataattaatatctatatttaataattatactttatatattagtataaaaaatttgaatttatacatagtaaatcgaattaaaatatttgtatataaaatttctctttcactttctacaaatataatgtataatttgtgtgtataaagcgaaaaagagagaaatgaaaaagaaaattggggcaaaaggaaaaattatatttgtataattataagtatataggATGAAGAGATTATAGTTGTATATACAATTCTCTCTCGCtatatccaaaaaataatctttacacttgtgtttgtataaagtaaaAATGGCAAACGAGATTCAGCGAGCAAGAAAGTGACGagcaaaatttaaattacaaaGGTGAATGACAAAGCATTTTCTacgaattataattaaattaaatcatagctataacatttatttttaaaataataattttctataacacacattttttcttaaaaatttgcCCCTGTATCATATTGTTGAGTTGGTTGTATCACAACACATAAactatatgtttatgatatttaaatttggTTGAAATGTAATCTctaatgattttgatattaaaatattattcaatgattatgatgtgtttatattaaagataatttttattttttaacaaaaaatgttAGATAtgttcaattaaaaatattaaagcaTTTTGAGAGGTAATGTAATGATAGATATCACAATATATAAAGATTGATGAGGGTTAGTGATGTTATTTGTAAGATATATATAGAGGTAAAACGATCATATCAAACAAAATGCAGGTGTAGTTTTAAACTCTGACACAAGCATGGCACGTAGAGTCACTAACAAAGTTATTTAATGTTATTTGTTATATTCGGCCAAAAATGCTTGAACAATGAATATAGAGAACAATAATATTTCATGCAAGAACACACATGGCATTTAAAAGTGCAACAACTATATGAGCATCTATGTAATTCCTTTTGAATAGTATATTTGAACCATTTTAGTTTTGCTCTATGCATCTTGTCATTCATTAAAGTCATTAGCACGTTATTTTAGATATCCTCATGTataatttttctgtttttaGTATGTCCATCAATATattgtcatatttatattttcgtaacttttattatttgaatGTGAGCAGATCAATACTGTCTCATATAACTTCGTAGTTTAAGTATTATCGTACTATGTAAAATTTACATGTATACTTTGGTTACACCTTTTCTAATACACGGGACTCCAAATGCAACCTTAAGTTTATCTGCACTGCATTAATTAATGACACTTTCGTCAATTTTTCTTATCAAGTTCGAACCATTTGAATCATTCTCTCTTATGAATGACTTGTGTATTGAACCTCTGTTTTAtgtcaaatatttatttgttacatTATTGAACTTACACTTCACGTATTTTGTacttaacttaaatattttacaGTATAAAATTTATCTCCAAACCTCTAGTCTAGTGTTAAATTTGTTGTGAGTTTCACCAATCATAATAACTATGTCATCTGCAAAATAAGATACACTATGATAACCTCACCTTTAATTTTTCGCATtgatttaatcaaatatttgacaataaaaataatttagaggTTAATTTGTGGTATAATTCCATCAAAATTGGGAAGTGCTTTGAGTATTTTTTTCACTATATAGGGAATGTTTGGTTGACTTAACGGTTGGTTAAGTCTACTTTTACGtcaatttttatcttttaaaagtatttgacaaatataaaaattagttaaaataagtaaaaaaaaatgacttcaATTAGTTATAAAgtgtttgataaaattaaaaataactattaaaataaattttaaaaatcaaaagtaaacttcccctcttttttattttttgacttaataattatttaattttgactttttatttataacttttaaactatttttagttCATTCTAAACAAGCTTATTGTTACTTGAGTTTTGACTCCATTATATATATTCCTCCTTACTGTAGCACATCATCAGCCTTAAACGTTTACATCCATTAGGACTTTAttcgttcatttttatttgttaatagtTGTAATTTGATGTGgtatatcattaaaaaaataattaataatataagtattttatCAAACTATCActtattaaatgatttattggaatgatttgaaaaataaatatttaatgttagcggataaaaatatgaaaaaattacttatttttttgatatattaaaagtgacaataaaaataaataaaggaaataattttttttttgaataatcatactCCCTATGTCCCAATTATtgtccaattttcttttttacttgtttatttgacaaatcaaaaaaacaaaaattaacgATTATACTCCAATTAATTACTTTAACAAATATAGAACTCGAagtcttaaaattttaattagtcCCTCTCATAATTAATaagattaaagggtaagttcagaatattaattaatatttttttatcgatgtgcactaattaaaaaatagacaaacaattaggaaaatatgaaatattttcaagaaactaTCCTGCCATATCATTTCACTAGGAAACATAGTCGCGCTTCACGGTTAAAATATGTGTGttagaattgattttcttttagataAATTATATGTCCACTATATCATATTGTTTGATCTAAtcattatttcttgattttattgtagggagaagagaaaaaatatttttcaattttgtttaatatataattgattttaccCTCAGTTATATTATCCGGTCATTCATACTGGTCATCATCTACAAACTTGTGATATGTACTCTTCAATTGGATAGAAACCTTAGatcaaatgaaatttaaaaaagaaataatttatcatcCAATATTAACTCATGTCCAACCTCTTAACTATCTAAACTGAAACAAATAAAACACATGCTCAATTCATCTACGTTTATCTTGCAATGAGTAGTAATTATAGTCATGACCATACTCGAACATAATGGAAGctcattatattttaataattaaataaaagaaaatggtgAATGTAATGAATTGTGCAAGGATTTTTTATTCtccataaaaatgaaatataaaaggaTGTGCTGTTGACAAACTCTCAACTACATATTAGGCTAATTtattagattaaaaataatacCAAAATACgctactattattttttaaaattgacgattaataatagaaaaagtaaaatacaatCTTTCATATggtgagttgtgactttttattaacaaatcacacaaaaatgaatattcatttttctttacacCTTTTCATTGTCTTTTTTTGTtgcaataaaaaatttaaaatgaaaaacaatcaaataaagaagaaaagaaaaaagataatataagattcataattaatattatatcatttttctaaaaagaaatcAACTTAACAAAACAAAGCAATTTTCTATAGTTGTTTCAacatcttaatatttttatcgaATGAACATGAAATTCTTTATTGTTGGAcaacttttattattaatttaattaattttactttgaaatataGAAATAACATAAGTAAATaagtaatgaaaaatatatgataatttaaagaTATGAGCTATAAcccactctttttttttctaaagtctctttttgatatttatttattgatatgaattgtgaCAAACTTTTGATGATATCACAACTGATATTCGCCTTTTCAATTTTtccataatttaaaattaatcatcattttaatttttttttattcttctctttttatttatgtgtatgccatttcaattgtttattattaaattcaatagtcaaattgtaaattaattttaaaattagaaaatgtcaaaaaaatatatatataaaaaatgaaagataaaatataaatggtAGCCATAGAGCAGTGCTACATAaccattatttatttatatatatatgtatatatatataaaagatgataTTAATGTGTTCTAAAttttgtagaaaatatttttctttctaaatttgaaaagtatttttcaaaacttatttACTTATGtttatttagtataatatttaccttcaaaatttaaataagacaTATAACTATTATCTAAATAATATATACTTGACGAAATAGAGAGAGAATAACAGATTGGGAAGCCAGATTACattcaaacaaagaaaaaaaaaaggacgaGATAGGACATATTAAAGAGGTCACtgttaattttatatgttaatGACTACTCAAAGTTGCAAAGGTAATGGAGATGTTTggatatcatttttaaaaatgatggacattacAATATTAACAATTTAGTAATCAGCTACCTTTACAATActaaattattatgtattttgtaaAGGTGAAAAAAAATCTACGCGATGAATTAACATATGTTtcacaataaaattaaaatgttacattCGCACCATGCAAAATAAacaaacatgaaaatatgatgTGTTTTGGAAGAGATTGTTACTTTCTTAATTAAATGTTTCATCGAATCTTGAGCACGAAAAAACTCCTTAGTAGAAAGTGCTTCCTCCAAATGGAGTCTTGCTCTTTGGAAATCCATATACAATCAGAATAGAATGTGAACaccaaatataattaaaatagtattagcaaatcatcaaatcaaatccaaacaaaattataaagatTTATTCTCtctttcacaaaatttaaataattaatatagccTTAATTCAAGGAAACAATCAAGAgctattaatcaaaattaaaattaaaaatttaatctctctttcacaaaatttaaataattaaaatccaTTATTTAAGGAAATGGTTAAGAGCTACTAATAtgttttctttctcaaaatttaattaattaaaatccaTTAATTATTATATCCTTAAATTGCGGAAATTAAACatatctaattaaaaattaatttacgtCTATAAATAGTAGGAAATCCTCCAAAAATCCGAGTCAATTCATAAAgatgaattatttaaaaattatttcacgATATACATAGTATATAAATATTCCTGTCGTATAAATAAtttcatctttaattttttttatcaattatatattataaaactcTCATaagctaaaaagaaaaagaaaggaaaagaacaTATATCTTTACATTTGTATTaagtatttttcattaaaactaTTGATCATGACCAAGTAAAGAAGTAAAGAGTGTAATCCAGATATCTAAAAGAGCAACTCTTTTATCATAATTCTCTATAAATTTAGGAAGAGTACATATGGGAAAAAACTTATATATGACTATTTATGGAAACATATTTAGATGAGGGACTATTTATGAAACAAAATgagttattatttaaaaattatactttaatttCGTCATTACATGAAGCCAATTTTTGATAAGTTTTTTCCTTGACAACTCTATGtttatattttccttatttctctttgtttgttatagtgtttttttcttcttctagtaCGCCTTGTACTTctcatattgttattttttaattttatgcaaAATTCTTAAATATCgaaattttccttaaatattgcCAGTTTTTTCctcatataaatttaaaatatttcaatggaTCAAAGATGGACAACatacaataagaaaaatagctacatgaaattgaaaaataaatcaaattaattgtaGATTAAGGCTGAAAATTTCTTCAAGTTTTAATTCCTACTACTTCTATCAAATTAATTGTAGATTAAGGCTGAAAATTTCTTCAAGTTTTAATTCCTACTACTTCTTTCTTccgtcttcttcttcatcttcttccaaCCTTCGaatatcaacaaaatattatacGCTAAGAAATAATTTGgtattttaaaatgtatcaagaaatattttttatataatgtttgTTGATCAAACATTATTACACGAGCACAAGACTGTTCAGTGCTAATGCTTCGaacttacaaaataattttgaattgttaTGACCTTTTATCTTTTTGGCCTCATTCTTGTTATCCTACCTACTTCttgcaaaaaaatttaaacttgtttcatGTAAATGTGAGAAGGTGAATGCATATTATAGGCCTATTTATATAGGAGTAGTTTTGTTTAAATCTTAATATTGCAAAACTTTTCGAATTTCTATAATTTAGTAATAgtgaattaataatataa comes from Solanum pennellii chromosome 1, SPENNV200 and encodes:
- the LOC107007819 gene encoding serine/arginine-rich splicing factor SC35 isoform X2, producing MSHFGRTGPPDIADTYSLLVLNITFRTSADDLFPLFDKYGKVVDIFIPRDRRTGESRGFAFVRYKYAEEAQKAVDRLDGRVVDGREMAVQFAKYGPNAERIHQGRIIEKVPGFKGSSRSRSPRRRYRDDYHRDREYRRSRSRSVDRYERDRYRQRERVYRHRSRSRSLSPDYDRDRGRGRDRKHHRRSPSVDSASPSRRSPSPHRKESPPRSLSPTKGSPVRRVRNERSPTPRSRSPPGRAMDSRSPSPRVDED
- the LOC107007819 gene encoding serine/arginine-rich splicing factor SC35 isoform X1, coding for MSHFGRTGPPDIADTYSLLVLNITFRTSADDLFPLFDKYGKVVDIFIPRDRRTGESRGFAFVRYKYAEEAQKAVDRLDGRVVDGREMAVQFAKYGPNAERIHQGRIIEKVPGFKGSSRSRSPRRRYRDDYHRDREYRRSRSRSVDRYERDRYRQRERVYRHRSRSRSLSPDYDRDRGRGRDRKHHRRSPSVDSASPSRRSPSPHRKESPPRSLSPTKGSPVRRVRNERSPTPRSRSPPGRAMDSRSPSPRVDEVISRALV